The Acidipropionibacterium virtanenii DNA segment GCCGGATCCGGCTCCACCCCGACGCCGTCCGTGAAGATGGTCAAGGTCCCGGCGGTGACCGGGATGAGTCAGGGGGGCGCCACCTCCACGCTCACCAACGCCGGACTCAAGACGAAGGTGACGACCGTCCGGAAGGACGACGACACCGCCGGACAGGTCATCGGCCAGGATCCCGCTGACGGCAAGTCGGTCGCCTCGGGCAGCACCGTCACGATCACCGTGAATCAGGGGCCGAAGAAGCTGACGGTCCCGACCGGGCTGGAGGGGATGAGCGAATCGACCGCCAAGAAGGCCCTCACCGCGGCCGGGTTCTCCTCGGGGGATATCGCCGTGAAGTACGAGGAGTCGTCCTCCTCGGACGCCGGGACCGTCACCGGGGTGAGCCCCAGCGAAGGCTCCGAGGTGGACGAGGGGACGTCGGTGACGCTGACCGTGGCGACCGCGCCGGCGCCCCAGCCCACCCAGACCAAGACGGTGCCGGCACCCCAACCGACCGGCGGCAATGGCGGGGGAGACGGCGGCGATGGCGGGGGAGACGGCGGTGGCGACGGCAACGACACACCGACCGGTGGCCCGACGAACACCGGTGGCGATACCGGGGGCGGCGACAAGCCCACCAGCGGCTCGACTCCTTGAAGGCCCACCATCACCCCGCCGCCGTGGTGGCCCTCAGGTCGCTGACCTGAGGGCTGCCGTCGGGCGGGGTGGGGCCGGACCGGTTCCCGGAGAGTGACGGACCCGACGGGGTCCCAGGATGTACTGCCCGCAGGGTGCCAGGACGTACTGCCCGCAGGGTGTCAGGACGCCGTCATGAGCGGTGTCATGGAGACGGCGCGCCCCGGTGCCCCGGCGTCGCCGCAGTCTGCCAGCCAGTGGGCCAGCATCTGATGGCCGTGCTCGCTGAGCACCGACTCGGGGTGGAACTGGACCGCCTCGACGGGCAGCTCCTTGTGCCGCAGCCCCATGATGACGGGCCCAGCCGCGGAATCCGCGGTGGCGGTGATCTCCAGGCAGTCCGGAAGGGTGTCAGGGTCGGCGGCCAGGGAGTGGTAGCGGGTCACGGTCAGGGGTGAGGGGAGCCCCTCGAAGACTCCGGTGCCGTTGTGGACGACCTGCGAGACCTTCCCGTGGAGCTGCTCGGGGGCCCGCGAGACGGTTCCTCCCCAGGCCACGGCCATGGCCTGCATGCCCAGGCAGACGCCGAAGATCGGGACGGTGCCGCAGTGGTTGCGCAGCACGTCGATGCAGACCCCGGCGTCCTCGGGGCGCCCGGGGCCCGGGGAGAGCAGGATGCCGTCGTAGCTCTCGGCCCAGGACTCGGAGTCGAAGCGCGGGTCGTCATTGCGCCAGACATCGACCCGGGCACCGATCTGTCCCAGGTAGGAGACGATATTCCACACGAACGAGTCGTAATTGTCGATGACGAGGATCCGGCGCTCTGACATGCCCGGAATTCTAGAGGTCAACTGGGCGTCGCCTCGCTGGGCACCGGCCCCTGGTACGCGGGCATGGTGACCCGGCCGGCGTCCTGAACCTTCCAGCCCAGACGGTAGGCAGTGGCGTACTCCTTGTAGATCTTCACCGACTCGTTGGAGTCCAGGGCCCGATGGATGGCGTCGACGTCGCCGATGGCCTCGATCCGGTAGGGCGGGGCGTAGGGCACGCCGTGCAGGACGACGGTGTTGCCGACGCATTTCACCCCGGTCAGCGAGGTGACCCGCTGGCCCTGGATGGTCATCGCCTCCGCACCCGCCGACCACATCACGTTGACCACCATCTGGATGTCCTGCTGGTGGACCACGAGCATGTTCTGATCGACCCCGCCGGGGTTGACGTCGAGGGGGGCGTCGTCGAGGGTGACGCGGACCGCGGGGCCTCTCACGGCCTCCATGCCGGCTCTCGGGGCCGCGGACTCGAATGATCGCGAGGAGGAGCCGGTGCCGGTGTTGCGGGAGGCGGCGAGGCGGTCGACGTCAGCCCGGAGCCTGGCGATCTTGGCGGCCTGTCCGGCGTTGTGATCGGCCTGTCCACGGACGACGGTGGCGAGGTCCTTGTCCTGATCGGGGCGCAGATCCCGGCCGCCGGAGGTGGTGGCGGCCGAGGCCACCATGAATCCGGCGAGCACCAAGACGCCGGAGGTCGCCATCCGCCCGCGGCCGAATCGGCGTCTCGCGTGCCGCGGGGACGACCGGTCCTCGTCGTTGGCCATCCTCACCCCCCGAGGCGTTGTTCGGTGCCCGGCCGGAATGCATCGGTTGGGCGGCGTCAACTAGGCTACCCGGGTACGTCCGGCCGGGTCGCACCCGCGTCGAGGTTCCGTCACGTCAGCGCCAGGAGTAGTCATCGTGCCCGAGTCCAAGGTTCGCAAGTCCGCCAAGAAGGGACAGAACAAGAACTCCAGGAAGGCACCCAGTGTGAAGAAGGCGGCCGCCGAGAAGGAGGCCGAGGAGGCCAGGAAGGCCGAGGCCGAGTCCCCCGAGGGCAAGGCCGCCGCGGCGAAGGAGGAGGCCGCCGAGGAGCGTCGGCGCCGTCTCACGATGGACCGGTCCTGGGTGCCGTGGGTCTTCATCCCGGTCGGCGTCCTCGGGGTGCTGTGGCTGGTGGTCTACTACATCGCCGGGGCGCAGATCCCGTTCATGCTGGCCCTCGGAGACTGGAACATCCTCATCGGGATGGGGGCCATGGCCGCCGCCTTCGCGATCGCCACCCTCTGGAAGTAGCGTCCGCCCGGAAGAAGCGCCGCCCGAGGTGGCAGGAGCGAAGCGACGTAGAGGGGTCCCCACTCTTACAGGCTTGGCTTCAGCAGCGGGAAGAGGATGGTCTCGCGGATTCCCGCGTTGGTGAAGAGCATCACCAGGCGGTCGACGCCCAGGCCCAGGCCACCCATCGGGGGACAGCCGAACTCCAGGGCCTCCAGGAAGTCCTCGTCGAGCTGCATGGCCTCCGGATCGCCCGCGGCCGCAGCCAGGGACTGCTCGGTGAGCACCCGGCGCTGGATCACCGGATCGACCAGCTCGGAGAAGCCGGTGCCCCGCTCCATGCCGCCGATGATGAGGTCCCAGGCCTCGACCATCCGCGGGTCGTCGCGGTGGGGGCGGGCCAGCGGCTGGGCGATGGCCGGGTAGTCGCACACGAAGGTGGGCTGCATCAGGGTGGGCTCGACGAGCTCGCCGAACAGCTCCATGACGATCTTGCCGGCGCTCCAGCCGTCGTCAACCGGGATCTGCCTGGCATCGGCGATCTCCCGGAGCCGCCCCACGGGGGTGTCGAGGGTGATCTCCTCGCCGAGGGCCTCCGAGAGGCCCGGATACACCTTGACCCACGTCCACTCGCCGTCCAGGTCGATGACCCCGGCGTCGGTGGTGATCCGGTGCATTCCCACGGCGTCGGCGGTCTCCATGATGATCTGCTTGATCACCCCGGCGATGGTGAACTGATCGCCCCAGCTCATGTAGGCCTCGAGCATGGAGAACTCGGCCGAGTGGGTGGAGTCGATGCCCTCGTTGCGGAACACCCGTCCCATCTCGTAGACCCGGTCGACGCCGCCGACCATGGCCCGCTTGAGGTAGAGCTCCAGGGCGATCCTCAGGCTCATGTCGATGCCGAAGGCGTTGAGGTGGGTGTTGAAGGGCCGTGCCGCCGCGCCGCCGTGTACCAGCTGGAGGGTCGGCGTCTCCACCTCGAGGAAGCCGTCATTCTCCAGGGAGGTGCGGATCGCCCGGGTGATCGCGGCGCGGGTGCGCACCATCTGACGGGACTCCTCGCGGACCACCAGGTCGGCGTAGCGGCGCCGCACCCGGGCCTCCTCCGACAGGTCGGTGTGAAGGTTCGGCAGGGGCCGCAGAGCCTTCGACGCCATTCGCCACTCGGCGGCCATCACGGACAGCTCGCCGCGGCGGGATCGGACGACGCGGCCCTTCACCCAGACGAAATCGCCCAGGTCGACGTCGGCCTTCCACGCGGCCAGGGCGTCGGCCCCGACCTCGGCCTTCGACAGCATCACCTGGAGGCGCTCGCCGTCGGAGGCGTCGGTGAAGCCGTCCTGAAGGGTCGCGAAGCACAGTCTGCCGGTGTTGCGGACGAAGACGACGCGTCCGCCGATGGCCACGACGTCGTCGGTCTCCTCGCCGTCGGCGAGGACGGGTTCGCCGTCGGCGCCGGTGTACTGGGAGCGGATCTGCGAGAGGGTGTGGTCGCGCCTCAGGTCGACCGGGTAGGCCTGCCCGCCGTCGTCGAGGATCCGTGCCCGCTTGTCCAGCCGGACCTTCATCTGTTCGGACATGTCGGGGGCCGTCGACGCCTGGGAAGTCTGCGCGGGATTCTGCTCGTCACTCACCGTCACAGCCTATCCGGCCTCGATACGATGAGCCCATGAGCTCATCCCTGCCTCCCTCACAGCCGCAGCCCGGGTGGCAGCCGCCCAGGCAGGGCCAGCAGCCTCCCCAGGGTCAGCCTCCCCAGGGCCAGTCCCAGCAACCGCCGCAGGGCCCGCCGCCCGGCTATCCGGTGCAGTATCCGCCCCAGGGTCCGTGGCCGAACCGGTACTCCAGCGCCGGATATCCGACCCCGCCGGTGCCCCAGCCCGGACAGCTGCCCCCTCAGCCACCGGTGCAGCCGCCGACCCAGCACAGTCAGCAGTCCCAGTCGTCGCGCTCGGCCCAGGGCCCCTCCCCCGAGGAGAGGCAGGTCGCCCCGCCGGCCCCGGTGCCGCCGGTGAGGATGCCCGAGCCGCCCGCGGTGACGGCGTCCTTCCCCCGCCATGACATCCCGGTGCTCACTCTGGCGGACTTCCCGGGCCGGCGGATCGCCGCGGTCCTCGGGTCGGTGGAGGGCTGCGTGACCCGTTCACGGGAGCTGGAACCGCGCGCCGACCTGTCGGAGATCCTCATGCTGACCAGGCAGGACGCCGTGGATGCGATGGTCACCCTGGCTCTGCGGGCCGGCGCGGACGCCGTACTGGGACTGCGATTCGACACCTCGGCGATCAGCGACGGGGCGTCTGAGATCTGCGCCTACGGGACGGCGGTCAAACTCGCCGAGGAGGCCTGACGCCTGAAGCACTGTCGAGTTGATGCGAAATGACCAGCATCAACTCGACAGTGCTTCGAGGGCTCGGCGCCTCAGGAGACGGTGAAGGGCTCCAGCAGGCCGATGTATCTCTTGGGCAGCGGCGCGGCGTACTCCCCACGGGAGCAGGCGCCCACGCCGTTGCGCACCATGGCCTCCACCAGCCCGACGGCGGCCCCCACGCCGTCGATCACCGGCGCCCCGGTCTCAGCGCTCACCCGGGACGCCATCTCGGCCATTCCGGCACAGCCGAGCACGATCGCCTCGACGCCCTCGTGGGTGAGCGCCTCACGGGCCAGACCGGCGACCATGTCCTCGGCGGAATCCACCGCCAGGACCGGCACCTCGCAGGCCAGCACCTCCCGGCAGCGGTCCGCGAAGCCGTAGGCCCTGGCCAGGTCCCAGGCCCTCCCGGCGGTGCGCGAGAGGGTCGTCACGACGGCGAAGCCGCGAGCGGCCAGCACCGCCAGGTGCATCGCCGCCTGGGCGATCCCGATCACCGGGCGCCCCTGGGCCAGCTCCCGGGCGGCGTCCATGCCCGGATCCCCGAAGCATGCCAGCACGAAGCCGTCGACCTCGTCGGCGACCCCGCGCGCCACCTCGGTGAGCACCCCGGGAACGGCCAGCGCCTCGTCGTAGTGACCCTCGATGCTGGCCGGCCCCATGGCGGGAGTGACGGCCTCGATGATGGTCCCCGGCGCCGCGGCGGCGATCGCGGAAGCTTCGATGGTGGCCGTCATGGCGGCGGTGGTGTTGGGGTTGATGACCCGGAGTCTCATGGGCTCAGGCTTCCACGGATCGGGCTTCCACGCCGCCGGCAGGCGCCGTCCCGGGACCGGCGAGGTGACCGTTCGCCTCGGCGTCGGTCCGGTACTTCTCCCGCAGCCCCTTGGACATGAGGAAGTAGGCCGCCGCGCCGACCGCCGCCCCGATGAACCAGGAGAAGTTCGCCAAGGTCTTGAAGGGCTCGACGGGGATGAGCACAATGCTCAGCGCCACGACGCCGCCCACGACGGTGGCCCACACCGCGGTGGGGTTGACGCCCTTGCGGTAGTGGTAGCGGCCGTCCGGGTTCATCGTGTAGAGGTCGTCGGTGACGATGTGCTGGTGGCGCACCAGGTAGTAGTCGGCGACCAGGATGCCGAAGAGCGGGCCGGTGAAGCTGGCCAGCACGTCGAGGGTGTAGTGGATCACCTCGTCGCTGGAGTACAGGTTCCAGGGGGTGATGAGCACCGAGCCGACGGCGGCGATCATGCCGCCGGCGCGCCAGGAGATCTTCTGCGGGGCGACGTGGGAGAAGTCGAAGGCGGGGCTGATGAAGTTCGCGACGATGTTGATGCCCACGGTCGCGATGGCGAAGGTCATGGCCCCCAGCACGATGGCGAAGGTGTTGTCGATCTTGCTGACGGTCTCGATGGGATCTGTGATGAGCTGCCCGTAGACCGGGATGGTGGCGGCGGCGCAGACCACGGTGAGGATCGAGAAGAAGGTGAAGTTGACGGGCAGCCCCCAGAAGTTGCCGCGCCTGACGTCGCCCATGGTGCGCCCGTAGCGGGAGATGTCTCCGAAGTTGAGCAGCGGTCCGGAGAAGTAGGCCACCACGATGGAGGTGGCGATGACCATCTGGCCGACGGCCTGCCAGCCGGAGTACTTGACGGAGCCGAGGGTGAGATCGATGTGGCTCATCCCGGCCTTGGCGACCAGGTAGACGGTCAGCACGATCATCACGACGTAGACGGCGGGGCCGGCCCAGTCGATGAATCTGCGAATGGCGTTCATGCCGTTCCAGAAGACGAGGGCCTGGCCGATCCACAGCACGATGAAGGCTCCCCACCCGACGGTCGACAGGCCGGCGAGGCCGTGCTGGGCGGCGTCGGCCCAGGGCACCAGCCCGGGCCACAGCTTGAGGGCGACGACGACCAGGGCGTCGGAGGCGAGGTAGGTCTGGATGCCGTACCAGGCCACTGCGATGATGCCTCGAAGCACGGCAGGGACGTTGGCCCCGCGGACGCCGAAGGAGGCCCGGGCGATCACCGGGAAGGGGGCGCCGGCCTTCTGGGAGGGCCTGGCCACCAGGTTGGCCAGCAGCATCACGATGACGATGCCGATGATGAGGCAGACGAAGACCTGCCAGCTGGCCAGCCCGAAGGCGAAGAGGCTGCCGGCGGTGACATATCCGCCGACCGAGTGGACGTCCGACATCCAGAAGGCGAAGACGTTGTACCAGTTCCACTTCTTGTTGACCAGCGGGGCCAGGTCGTCGTTGTACAGGCTGGTGTGGTAACCGGGGCCGACATGGACGTCGGTCGCGGCGGTGGTGGCCGAGCCCGTCGAGGACCCGCCGCCTTCGAGTTCTGTAGTCGCCATGGGAACCTCCAGGGATCATGATTGCCGGAATCGGGACGGGTGGCGGGCGCAGCGCCGGACATGAGACGGATGCGGACGGTGACGACGGTCGTTGCGGATCGCCTCCTACCGGAACCGTCAGGCCGCCGGACCGGGGGATCGACCTCCGACTGGTGCGAAACGCGCGTTTCTTGACGATGAGGTTTCCAAACCGATGTTTCATACGGGTGTCAGATCTGGGCATTTTGGTTTCAGTTGCGTTTCAGCGCGGAGCAGGACGGCGGGGTCGAGCACCGTGCGCGGGGAGGATTCCGCTCCCAACACGCCGTCGTGGCGCCCGTCAGGGACGCGTGACGGCGTGTTGGGAGCAGCTTCCCCACCCGAGAGGCAGCCCCCCAGGCGACTGATGAAACATGAATTTCACACTGGCCCTGTAGGTTTCAGATCAAGCTCAGCTCTCCACCCCGGAGGATCCCATGGCAGACAGCTTCACGGTCTCGGCCCCGGCCGCCGTCCACGACGGGCGCGTCGGTCCGGCCACCCTCACCGTCGTCGACGGCGTCGTCACCGCCGTTGACGACCACCAGACCCCCGGCGCCGACGTCCTCATCCATCCGGCCGACATCCTGCTGCCCGGGGCGGTCGACACCCACGTCCACCTCAACGAGCCCGGCCGCACGCAGTGGGAGGGCTTCGCCACCGGCACCCGCGCCGCCGCGGCGGGCGGCGTCACCACCGTGCTCGACATGCCGCTGAACTCGATCCCTCCGACCACCACCCCCGACGCCCTGGCCGCCAAGCGCGAGGCCGCCGCCGGGAAGCTGTCGGTGGATCTGGGCTACTGGGGAGGCGCCGTCCCCCAGAACCTCGGACACCTCGAGGAGCTGTGGGAGGCCGGCGTCTTCGGCTTCAAATGCTTCACCCTGCCCAGTGGGGTCGACGAGTTCGAACCCCTCGACGCCGTCCAGTTGCGGGCCGCGATGACCGAGATCGCCGGCTTCGGCGGGCTGCTCATCGTCCACGCCGAGGACGCCGGCACCATCGACGCCGCCACCTCGCCCCACTCGACCGCCTACCGGGACTTCCTGGCCAGCAGACCCGACGAGGCCGAACTGAAGGCCATCGCCCTGGTCATCGACACCATGCGCGAGACCGGATGCCGGGTCCACCTGCTCCACCTCTCCAGCGCCCGCGGCCTGGAGCTGGTGGCCGCCGCGAAGGCCGAGGGGCTGCCGCTGACCGTCGAGACCTGCCCGCACTACCTGTGCCTGGCCGCCGAGACCATCCCCGACGCCACCCCGGAGTACAAGTGCTGCCCGCCGATCCGCGACCGCGGCAACCAGGAGGCCCTGTGGCAGGGCCTGGCCGAGGGCCTCATCGACATCGTCGTCACCGACCACTCCCCCACCACCCGCGCCAACAAGTACGCCTCCGGCGGCGATCTGTCGGCGGCCTGGGGCGGGGTGGCCGGCGTCCAGGTGGGCTACACCGCCATGCTGGACGCCGCGCCGGCCCACGGCGTCGGCCTGGAGAAGGTCGTCGAATGGATGTCCGAGGGACCGGCCCGGATCATGGGCGTGCCCGCCAAGGGCGGCATCGCCGTCGGCCACGACGCCGACCTGGCCGTCTGGTCGGCCCGCCCCCAGACCGTCGACGCCGCCGCGCTGAAACACCGCAACCCCGTCTCGGCGTGGCACGGGCACACCTTCGGCGGCACCGTCACCGATGTCCGGCTCCGGGGAGCACTCCTCGGCCAGGAGCCCGAGCCGAACGGCCGCGAGATCTTCCGCGCGTGAATCCCAGGAGAGAGATGACACTCGACCAGCTGAACCCCCCGACCCGGCTCCTCATGGGGCCCGGGCCGATCAACGCCGACCCCCGCGTCGCCCGCGCCACCGCCTCGGCCCTCACCGGCCAGTTCGACCCGTGGATGACGGCGACCATGAACGAGACCATGGGGCTGTACCGGTCGGTCTTCTCCACCGCCAACGAGCAGACCCTCCTGGTCGACGGCACCTCCCGGGCCGCCATCGAGGCCGCCCTGGTGTCCCTGCTGTCGCCCGGGCAGAAGGTCCTGGTGGCCGTGATGGGACGCTTCGGGCTGCTGCTCGAAGAGATCGCCGAGCGGGCCGGGGCACAGGTGATCACCATCGAGCGGCCCTGGGGCACCGTCTTCACCCTCGACGAGATCGAAGAGGGGCTGCGTACCCACCGTCCGGCGCTGTTCGCCACCGTCCAGGGCGACACCGCCACCACCATGAACCAGCCGCTGGAGGGGCTGGGGCAGCTGTGCCACCGCTACGGCGCGCTGTGCTACGTCGACGCCACGGCGTCGGTGGCCGGCAACGCCCTGCTGGTCGACGAGTGGGAGCTCGACGTCGTCTCAGCCGGGCTGCAGAAGTGCCTGGCCGGGCCGTCGGGGTCGGCTCCCATCACCATCTCCGAGCGGGCCCGCGAGGTGATCTACTCGCGGCGTCACGTGGAGGCCGGGATCAGCGAGGGGGCTGACGGTCCCGGGGAGCGGATCCGCTCGAACTACCTGGATCTGGCGATGCTGATGGACTACTGGGGCCCCGAGCGCCTCAACCACCACACCGAGTCCGGGCCGATGCTCTACGCCGCCCGCGAGTGCGCCCGCATCATCGCCGACGAGGGCATCGCCGGGACGGTCGCACGGCATCGGCTGCACGGCGCAGCGATGGCCGCCGGGCTGGAGGGCCTGGGGCTGGAGCTCTTCGGCGACCAGACCCACCGGATGAACAACGTCATCGGGGTGAAGATCCCCGACGACGTCGACGGAGACCGGCTGCGCGCCGCCCTGCTGGAGGACTTCGCGGTGGAGATCGGCACCTCCTTCGGGCCCCTGGCCGGGGTGGTGTGGCGGGTCGGAGTGATGGGATACAACGCCCGCCGCGACGCCGTCCTGGCCACCCTGGCCGCGCTGGAGGCCGAACTACGCCGGTTCGGCCACCCCACCCCGGCCTCCGGCGGCGTCGAGGCCGCGATGAACCACTACCAGGAGCAGGAGTCATGATCGCAGGAACCACGCTGAACGGATCGGGGCCGCAGAGCGGCCGGGCCGCACGCGCCGACGTCCAGCGCGATATGACGGCCGCCCGGCGAATCATGGAGCGGGCCGACGAACTGGCGCGCCACTCCGCCATGGAGGGCGGCATCGAACGGACCTACCTGAGCCCCGAGCACGCCGAGGTGGACGCCCTGGCCGCCGGCTGGATGCGCGAGGCCGGGCTGACCACCTGGCAGGACGCCTCCGGGGCGCGGGTCGGGCGGTTGGAGGGTGAGCGCCCCGGGTTGCCGGCGCTGATCCTCGGCTCCCATCTCGACACCGTCCCCGACGCCGGGCGCTACGACGGGCCGCTCGGCGTCCTGCTGGCCATCGAGGTCGCCAGGCGGATCGCAGAGTCGGGACGTCATCTCCCCTTCGCCCTGGAGACCTACGCCTTCGCCGAGGAGGAGGGGGTCCGCTTCGGCGCCACCCTGCTGTGCTCCCGGGCGCTGGCCGGCACCTGGACCGACGACCTGTGGAGTCTGCGCGACGCCGACGGGGTCTCGCTGCGTCGGGCCTTCACCGACTTCGGACTGGATCCGGCGCGGGTCGGTGATGCGGCGCGCGTCGCCGCGGAGCCCGGGCCCAGTGCCGATGCCGGCCCGCGCGGCGTCGTCGGCTATCTGGAGGCCCATATCGAGCAGGGCCCGGAGTTGGAGGCCGCCGGCCGTCCGCTGGGCGTCGTCACCTCCATCGCCGGGGCCCGGCGCCTCGAGATCACTGTCACAGGGGAGGCCCGCCATGCCGGCGGAACCCCCTATCCGCGACGCCGCGACGCCCTGGTCGGGGCCTCCGAGGCCGTGGTGGCGATCGAGCGGATCGGCAGGGAGCGCGACGTCATCGCCACCGTCGGAAGGCTCCACGTGGAGCCCGGCGGGGTCAACGTCGTGCCCGGACGGGCCGTGTTCAGCCTCGATCTGCGGGCCGAGACCGATGAGAAGCGCGACGCCGCGTGGGAGGAGATCGCCGCGACGATGAAGGAGATCTGCACCCGGCGCGGGCTGGACCTGGGCGTCGAGCAGTTCCACGAGGCGCGGTCGGTCTCCTGCGCTCCGCCCCTGATGGACGCCGTCGCCTCCGGTATCCGGACCGCCACCGGAGCCGGCGCCGAGCCGATGCGGATCTGGTCGCGGGCCGGCCACGACGCCATGGCCGTCGCCGACATGTGCGACATCGCGATGATGTTCATCCGCTGTCACGACGGGATCAGCCACGCCCCCGACGAGTCGGTGCTGGAGTCCGATGTCGCGGTGGCGCTGAACGCCTATGAGGCGGCGATCCTGGCGCTGGCCGAGAGGTACGAGGCCTGAGGAGGCGAGATTTCTCTCTCCAGAAGCGGTCAAACAGCACCGCCATCGACGTTGACGCACGTCTCGGGCGTGAAATCTCGCCTCGCCGGACCGGCGGCGGGGCAGGATGGCGACACCACCGACGATGGAGACGACGATGACTGGTGAGCCCGGGCGCAGCGGCGAGTTGAGCCAGGAGGAGCGGATCGGGGACGACGAGTCCTCCGCCAATCCCGTCGAGGAGCGCATCCGCGAGGCCCAGTCCGGGCTCACCGGCCAGGAGCGGCGGGCCGCCACCACCATCCTGGAGCATCTGGACGATCTGGCCACCTACTCCTCGGCCGACCTGTCCCGGCTGTCGGGTGTCTCCCGCCCCACCCTGTCGCGGCTCTACCGGCGGCTGGGATACCAGGGATTCGCCGAACTGCGGGCCGAGGCCAGGCAGGCCCGCGGCGTCCCGCTCGGCCCGTCACGGGGCATCGATGCGCATCTGGCCCAGGAGTCCCGCAACATCGCACACCTGGGCCGGCTGGCCGACGGGCGGCTCCAGGCGGCGGTGACCAGCATGATGGGGGCCACCGATCTGGTGATCATCGGGGAGCGCAACTCCTACCCGGTGGCGCTGCACCTGCGCGAGCAGCTGGTG contains these protein-coding regions:
- a CDS encoding anthranilate synthase component II, which translates into the protein MSERRILVIDNYDSFVWNIVSYLGQIGARVDVWRNDDPRFDSESWAESYDGILLSPGPGRPEDAGVCIDVLRNHCGTVPIFGVCLGMQAMAVAWGGTVSRAPEQLHGKVSQVVHNGTGVFEGLPSPLTVTRYHSLAADPDTLPDCLEITATADSAAGPVIMGLRHKELPVEAVQFHPESVLSEHGHQMLAHWLADCGDAGAPGRAVSMTPLMTAS
- a CDS encoding DUF881 domain-containing protein: MANDEDRSSPRHARRRFGRGRMATSGVLVLAGFMVASAATTSGGRDLRPDQDKDLATVVRGQADHNAGQAAKIARLRADVDRLAASRNTGTGSSSRSFESAAPRAGMEAVRGPAVRVTLDDAPLDVNPGGVDQNMLVVHQQDIQMVVNVMWSAGAEAMTIQGQRVTSLTGVKCVGNTVVLHGVPYAPPYRIEAIGDVDAIHRALDSNESVKIYKEYATAYRLGWKVQDAGRVTMPAYQGPVPSEATPS
- the lysS gene encoding lysine--tRNA ligase, producing MSEQMKVRLDKRARILDDGGQAYPVDLRRDHTLSQIRSQYTGADGEPVLADGEETDDVVAIGGRVVFVRNTGRLCFATLQDGFTDASDGERLQVMLSKAEVGADALAAWKADVDLGDFVWVKGRVVRSRRGELSVMAAEWRMASKALRPLPNLHTDLSEEARVRRRYADLVVREESRQMVRTRAAITRAIRTSLENDGFLEVETPTLQLVHGGAAARPFNTHLNAFGIDMSLRIALELYLKRAMVGGVDRVYEMGRVFRNEGIDSTHSAEFSMLEAYMSWGDQFTIAGVIKQIIMETADAVGMHRITTDAGVIDLDGEWTWVKVYPGLSEALGEEITLDTPVGRLREIADARQIPVDDGWSAGKIVMELFGELVEPTLMQPTFVCDYPAIAQPLARPHRDDPRMVEAWDLIIGGMERGTGFSELVDPVIQRRVLTEQSLAAAAGDPEAMQLDEDFLEALEFGCPPMGGLGLGVDRLVMLFTNAGIRETILFPLLKPSL
- a CDS encoding heavy metal-binding domain-containing protein, with translation MSSSLPPSQPQPGWQPPRQGQQPPQGQPPQGQSQQPPQGPPPGYPVQYPPQGPWPNRYSSAGYPTPPVPQPGQLPPQPPVQPPTQHSQQSQSSRSAQGPSPEERQVAPPAPVPPVRMPEPPAVTASFPRHDIPVLTLADFPGRRIAAVLGSVEGCVTRSRELEPRADLSEILMLTRQDAVDAMVTLALRAGADAVLGLRFDTSAISDGASEICAYGTAVKLAEEA
- a CDS encoding aspartate/glutamate racemase family protein, giving the protein MRLRVINPNTTAAMTATIEASAIAAAAPGTIIEAVTPAMGPASIEGHYDEALAVPGVLTEVARGVADEVDGFVLACFGDPGMDAARELAQGRPVIGIAQAAMHLAVLAARGFAVVTTLSRTAGRAWDLARAYGFADRCREVLACEVPVLAVDSAEDMVAGLAREALTHEGVEAIVLGCAGMAEMASRVSAETGAPVIDGVGAAVGLVEAMVRNGVGACSRGEYAAPLPKRYIGLLEPFTVS
- a CDS encoding NCS1 family nucleobase:cation symporter-1, producing MATTELEGGGSSTGSATTAATDVHVGPGYHTSLYNDDLAPLVNKKWNWYNVFAFWMSDVHSVGGYVTAGSLFAFGLASWQVFVCLIIGIVIVMLLANLVARPSQKAGAPFPVIARASFGVRGANVPAVLRGIIAVAWYGIQTYLASDALVVVALKLWPGLVPWADAAQHGLAGLSTVGWGAFIVLWIGQALVFWNGMNAIRRFIDWAGPAVYVVMIVLTVYLVAKAGMSHIDLTLGSVKYSGWQAVGQMVIATSIVVAYFSGPLLNFGDISRYGRTMGDVRRGNFWGLPVNFTFFSILTVVCAAATIPVYGQLITDPIETVSKIDNTFAIVLGAMTFAIATVGINIVANFISPAFDFSHVAPQKISWRAGGMIAAVGSVLITPWNLYSSDEVIHYTLDVLASFTGPLFGILVADYYLVRHQHIVTDDLYTMNPDGRYHYRKGVNPTAVWATVVGGVVALSIVLIPVEPFKTLANFSWFIGAAVGAAAYFLMSKGLREKYRTDAEANGHLAGPGTAPAGGVEARSVEA
- the allB gene encoding allantoinase AllB: MADSFTVSAPAAVHDGRVGPATLTVVDGVVTAVDDHQTPGADVLIHPADILLPGAVDTHVHLNEPGRTQWEGFATGTRAAAAGGVTTVLDMPLNSIPPTTTPDALAAKREAAAGKLSVDLGYWGGAVPQNLGHLEELWEAGVFGFKCFTLPSGVDEFEPLDAVQLRAAMTEIAGFGGLLIVHAEDAGTIDAATSPHSTAYRDFLASRPDEAELKAIALVIDTMRETGCRVHLLHLSSARGLELVAAAKAEGLPLTVETCPHYLCLAAETIPDATPEYKCCPPIRDRGNQEALWQGLAEGLIDIVVTDHSPTTRANKYASGGDLSAAWGGVAGVQVGYTAMLDAAPAHGVGLEKVVEWMSEGPARIMGVPAKGGIAVGHDADLAVWSARPQTVDAAALKHRNPVSAWHGHTFGGTVTDVRLRGALLGQEPEPNGREIFRA
- a CDS encoding pyridoxal-phosphate-dependent aminotransferase family protein; the protein is MTLDQLNPPTRLLMGPGPINADPRVARATASALTGQFDPWMTATMNETMGLYRSVFSTANEQTLLVDGTSRAAIEAALVSLLSPGQKVLVAVMGRFGLLLEEIAERAGAQVITIERPWGTVFTLDEIEEGLRTHRPALFATVQGDTATTMNQPLEGLGQLCHRYGALCYVDATASVAGNALLVDEWELDVVSAGLQKCLAGPSGSAPITISERAREVIYSRRHVEAGISEGADGPGERIRSNYLDLAMLMDYWGPERLNHHTESGPMLYAARECARIIADEGIAGTVARHRLHGAAMAAGLEGLGLELFGDQTHRMNNVIGVKIPDDVDGDRLRAALLEDFAVEIGTSFGPLAGVVWRVGVMGYNARRDAVLATLAALEAELRRFGHPTPASGGVEAAMNHYQEQES